In Acidobacteriota bacterium, a single genomic region encodes these proteins:
- a CDS encoding DUF488 family protein, translating into MPIQLKRAYEKPSVADGVRVLVDRLWPRGVAKDKAAIDEWLRDLAPSDELRQWFHSNTMSWNVFRKRYLHELNAPAANAALERLYDIARKKKRITLVYASRATERNNATVLKELLEGMRKPPSSSGPAKAAAVPMRARGGK; encoded by the coding sequence ATGCCGATACAGCTCAAGCGTGCGTACGAGAAGCCTTCCGTCGCGGACGGCGTCCGCGTGCTGGTGGACCGGCTGTGGCCGCGCGGCGTGGCGAAAGACAAGGCCGCGATCGATGAGTGGCTGCGCGACCTTGCGCCCTCGGACGAGCTGCGCCAGTGGTTCCACAGCAACACGATGAGCTGGAACGTCTTTCGGAAGCGCTACCTCCACGAACTGAACGCTCCGGCGGCAAACGCCGCGCTCGAGCGTCTGTACGATATCGCGCGCAAGAAAAAGCGGATCACGCTGGTCTACGCCTCGCGCGCCACCGAGCGCAATAACGCGACAGTCTTGAAGGAGCTGCTGGAAGGCATGCGCAAGCCGCCTTCCAGCTCGGGTCCGGCCAAGGCCGCGGCCGTGCCCATGCGCGCCCGAGGCGGTAAATAA
- a CDS encoding cytochrome c, protein MKIVRRVLAAAMLVPVFCFAPLGCNRAPSARAQMSDAELGLTATQASGRRLYHQHCLVCHEAYSPSDRNGPSLAGLYRKKFMVSGQPVDDERVRDLIVLGRSKMPAFGGQLSDDQLAALLAYMKTL, encoded by the coding sequence ATGAAAATCGTCCGGCGCGTGCTCGCCGCCGCCATGCTCGTGCCGGTCTTCTGTTTCGCGCCGCTGGGCTGCAACCGCGCCCCGTCTGCCCGCGCGCAGATGTCCGACGCCGAACTCGGACTCACCGCCACCCAGGCCAGCGGCCGCCGCCTCTACCACCAGCACTGCCTCGTCTGCCACGAGGCCTACTCCCCGAGCGACCGCAACGGACCCTCGCTCGCCGGCCTCTACCGGAAGAAGTTCATGGTCAGCGGACAACCGGTCGACGACGAACGCGTGCGCGACCTCATCGTTCTCGGCCGATCGAAGATGCCCGCCTTCGGCGGACAGTTGAGCGACGACCAGCTCGCCGCCCTCCTCGCTTACATGAAGACGCTGTGA
- the lipA gene encoding lipoyl synthase, which translates to MATSVELVQIDLAPRPRERKPEWLRARAPMGENYHQLKKLARALDLHTVCESAQCPNIGECWNHKTATFMLLGNLCTRRCGFCAVPKGAPQAIDWDEPRRVAEAVARLGLKHAVITSVNRDDDNLGGAQIFAATIREVRRQAPGCRVEVLIPDFQGHDDCLATVLDARPEVLNHNTETVPRLYRAVRSGARYERTLKLLGNVKKMSPSAHHGILSKSGVMVGLGESTAELLDVFRDLAREQVDILTIGQYLRPSKDHLPIARLYHPDEFAYMKDEALKLGFRHVESGPLVRSSYHAHEQAGVAAQ; encoded by the coding sequence ATGGCCACCTCCGTCGAACTCGTCCAGATCGACCTCGCTCCGCGGCCTCGCGAGCGCAAGCCGGAATGGCTGCGCGCGCGCGCCCCCATGGGCGAGAACTACCACCAGCTCAAGAAGCTGGCGCGCGCGCTCGACCTGCACACCGTCTGCGAGAGCGCGCAGTGTCCCAACATCGGCGAGTGCTGGAACCACAAGACGGCCACCTTCATGCTGCTCGGCAACCTGTGCACGCGCCGTTGCGGATTCTGCGCCGTCCCCAAGGGCGCTCCCCAAGCCATCGACTGGGACGAGCCGCGCCGCGTCGCCGAAGCCGTCGCGCGCCTCGGACTGAAGCATGCTGTGATCACCAGCGTGAATCGCGACGACGATAACCTTGGCGGCGCGCAGATCTTCGCCGCAACTATCCGCGAGGTCCGTCGCCAGGCCCCCGGATGCCGCGTCGAGGTCCTCATCCCCGACTTCCAGGGACACGACGACTGCCTGGCCACCGTGCTCGACGCTCGCCCCGAAGTCCTGAACCACAACACCGAGACCGTCCCGCGGCTCTATCGTGCCGTCCGCTCGGGCGCGCGCTATGAACGCACGCTCAAGCTGCTCGGCAACGTGAAAAAAATGTCGCCCTCCGCACACCATGGCATACTTTCGAAATCCGGCGTGATGGTCGGCCTGGGCGAGAGCACGGCGGAGTTGCTCGACGTCTTTCGCGACCTCGCCCGCGAGCAGGTCGACATCCTCACCATCGGCCAGTATTTGCGGCCCTCGAAAGACCACCTGCCCATCGCGCGCCTCTACCACCCCGACGAGTTCGCCTACATGAAAGACGAAGCGCTGAAGCTGGGCTTCCGTCACGTCGAGTCCGGACCGCTCGTCCGCTCCAGCTACCACGCCCACGAACAAGCCGGCGTCGCCGCGCAGTAA